The proteins below come from a single Sorghum bicolor cultivar BTx623 chromosome 4, Sorghum_bicolor_NCBIv3, whole genome shotgun sequence genomic window:
- the LOC8056672 gene encoding importin beta-like SAD2, protein MDLPSLAVVLRAALSHVPEERKAAEESLNQFQYTPQHLVRLLQIIVDGSCDMAVRQVASIHFKNFIAKNWSPNDPDESPKVLESDKAMVRENILGFIVQVPPLLRAQLGESIKTIIHSDYPEQWPSLLHWVSHNLDLQNQIFGALYVLRVLARKYEFKSEDERIPLYRIVEETFPRLLSIFSKLVQIVNPPIEVADLIKLICKIFWSSIYLEIPKQLFDPNVFNAWMVLFINLLERPVPVEGQPIDPEIRKSWAWWKVKKWTIHILNRLYTRFGDLKLQKPESKAFAQMFQKTYAGKILACHMQLLNAIRSGDYLPDRVVNLVLQYLTNSVTKNSMYQMMQPQIDILLFEIIFPLMCFNDNDQKLWEEDPHEYVRKGYDIIEDLYSPRTAAMDFVSELVRKRGKSNLQKFIHFIVDIFRRYDEASADLKPYRQKDGALLAIGTLCDKLKQTDPYKSELERMLVQHVFPEFTSRVGHLRAKAAWVAGQYAHINFSDPNNFRQAMHCIVSGMRDPDLPVRVDSVFALRSFVEACKDLNEIRPILPQLLDEFFKLMNEVENEDLVFTLETIVDKFGEEMAPYALGLCQNLAAAFWRCMASSETDDEADDSGALAAVGCLRAISTILESISSLPHLFMQIEPTLLPIMRRMLTSDGQDVYEEVLEIVSYMTFFSPTISLDMWSLWPLMMEALNDWAIDFFENILVPLDNYISRGTDHFLECKDPDYQQSLWNALQSIMMDENMEDSDIEPAPKLIEVVFQNCKGNVDQWVEHYLRITIERLRRAKKPYLKCLLVQVIANALYYNPALTLETLNKLGVAADIFNHWFAMLQQVKKSGARVNFKREHDKKVCCLGLTSLIALPADKIPAEALDRIFKATLELLVAYKDQVAEAKKQNEEGADDMDGFDADEEDDDEVDSDKEMGLDDEDGDEVSSLQLQKLAAEARGFQPADEDDDSDDDFSDDEELHSPIDEVDPFIFFVETVQGLQASDPARFQNLMQTLDFRYQALASGIAQHAEERKIEIEKEKSEKANAQ, encoded by the exons ATGGATCTGCCAAGCCTCGCCGTCGTGCTGCGCGCCGCGCTGAGCCACGTTCCTGAGGAGCGCAAGGCTGCAGAGGAGAGCCTCAACCAG TTCCAGTACACACCACAGCATTTGGTGAGATTGTTACAGATCATTGTCGATGGAAGTTGTGATATGGCTGTACGACAGGTTGCAAGCATTCATTTCAAGAATTTTATTGCGAAGAACTGGTCTCCTAATGATCCAG ATGAGTCCCCAAAAGTTTTAGAAAGTGACAAGGCCATGGTTCGTGAAAACATACTTGGTTTTATTGTTCAAGTGCCCCCTTTGTTAAG AGCCCAGCTTGGCGAAAGTATCAAAACAATAATTCATTCTGACTATCCTGAACAGTGGCCAAGTCTCCTTCATTGGGTTTCACACAACTTAGACTTACAGAATCAAATTTTTGGTGCTTTATATGTCCTAAGGGTTCTTGCCAGAAAATATGA GTTCAAGTCTGAGGATGAGAGGATACCGTTGTATCGCATTGTAGAGGAGACATTTCCTCGTCTACTAAGCATTTTTAGCAAATTGGTTCAGATTGTCAATCCGCCAATTGAAGTTGCTGATTTAATCAAGTTGATATGTAAAATATTTTGGTCTTCAATTTAT TTGGAGATTCCGAAGCAACTATTTGATCCAAATGTCTTCAATGCATGGATGGTTCTGTTTATAAACTTGTTGGAAAGGCCAGTTCCTGTGGAAGGCCAACCGATAGATCCTGAGATTAGGAAATCTTGGGCCTGGTGGAAAGTTAAGAAATGGACTATCCATATCCTGAACCGTCTCTACACCAG ATTTGGTGATCTGAAGCTTCAAAAGCCAGAGAGTAAAGCTTTTGCTCAAATGTTTCAGAAGACTTATGCAGGGAAAATATTGGCATGTCATATGCAGCTGCTGAATGCAATTCGTAGTGGTGACTACTTGCCGGATAGGGTTGTCAATCTTGTTCTTCAGTATCTGACTAACAG TGTTACAAAGAACAGTATGTATCAGATGATGCAGCCTCAGATTGATATACTTCTTTTTGAGATAATTTTTCCTCTTATGTGCTTCAATGATAATGACCAAAAGTTATGGGAGGAAGATCCTCATGAATATGTTCGCAAGGGCTATG ATATTATTGAAGATTTGTACAGTCCCCGAACAGCTGCTATGGACTTCGTGAGTGAATTGGTTAGAAAGCGAGGGAAAAGCAATCTCCAAAAGTTCATCCATTTCATTGTGGATATATTTAGGAG GTATGATGAGGCATCTGCTGATCTTAAGCCATATCGCCAAAAAGATGGTGCTCTTCTCGCTATTGGGACACTCTGTGATAAACTGAAGCAAACCGATCCATATAAATCGGAGCTTGAGAGAATGCTGGTCCAGCATGTCTTTCCTGAATTCACTAGTCGTGTTGGACACTTGCGAGCAAAG GCAGCATGGGTTGCTGGGCAGTATGCCCATATCAACTTTTCAGACCCAAACAATTTTCGTCAGGCTATGCACTGTATAGTCTCGGGAATGCGCGATCCAGATCTTCCTGTGAGGGTTGATTCAGTCTTTGCACTTCGTTCTTTTGTTGAAGCCTGCAAAG ATCTAAATGAGATTCGACCTATacttcctcagctccttgatg AATTTTTTAAGCTGATGAATGAAGTTGAGAATGAGGATCTTGTGTTCACCTTAGAAACCATTGTTGACAAATTTGGTGAAGAGATGGCACCTTATGCGCTAGGTTTGTGCCAGAATTTG GCTGCTGCCTTCTGGAGGTGTATGGCTAGTTCAGAAACTGATGATGAAGCTGATGATTCTGGTGCTTTGGCAGCTGTTGGTTGCTTACGAGCAATCAGCACAATCCTTGAGTCCATTAGCAGCCTCCCACATCTGTTTATGCAAATAGAACCTACATTGTTACCTATAATGCGCAGGATGTTGACATCTGATGGCCAAG ATGTTTATGAAGAAGTTCTTGAAATTGTTTCCTATATGACATTTTTCTCGCCTACAATTTCACTGGACATGTGGAGCTTGTGGCCACTGATGATGGAAGCGCTTAATGACTGGGCTATAGATTTCTTTGAGA ATATTCTTGTTCCATTGGACAACTACATTTCCCGGGGAACTGATCACTTTCTTGAATGCAAAGATCCAGACTACCAGCAAAGCCTGTGGAACGCACTACAATCT ATTATGATGGACGAAAACATGGAAGATTCTGATATTGAACCTGCTCCCAAGCTCATTGAAGTGGTTTTTCAAAATTGCAAAGGCAACGTGGATCAGTGGGTTGAGCACTACCTCAGGATTACAATTGAGCGGTTACGTCGAGCAAAGAAACCATACTTGAAATGCCTCCTTGTACAAGTG ATTGCTAATGCGCTCTACTACAATCCAGCTCTGACCCTTGAAACTTTAAATAAGCTTGGGGTTGCAGCTGACATTTTTAACCATTGGTTTGCTATGCTACAACAAGTTAAAAAGAGTGGAGCACGGGTTAATTTCAAGAG AGAGCATGATAAGAAAGTTTGCTGCTTGGGCCTGACCTCTCTTATTGCGCTTCCAGCTGATAAGATTCCAGCAGAAGCTTTAGATCGGATCTTCAAAGCAACACTTGAGCTGCTTGTTGCCTACAAGGACCAAGTTGCAG AAGCTAAGAAGCAAAATGAAGAGGGTGCTGATGATATGGATGGTTTTGATGCtgatgaagaagatgatgacGAAGTTGACTCTGATAAGGAGATGGGTCTTGATGATGAAGACGGGGATGAAGTAAGCAGTCTTCAGCTGCAGAAATTAGCTGCAGAG GCAAGAGGCTTCCAACCAGCTGATGAGGATGATGACTCAGATGATGATTTCAGCGACGATGAGGAGCTGCACTCACCAATAGATGAGGTGGATCCGTTCATCTTCTTTGTAGAAACTGTCCAAG GTTTGCAGGCATCTGATCCTGCCAGGTTCCAGAACCTTATGCAGACCTTGGATTTCCGTTATCAAGCACTTGCTAGTGGCATAGCACAACATGCCGAGGAAAGAAAAATTGAAATTGAGAAAGAGAAATCTGAGAAGGCAAATGCACAGTGA